Proteins from one Lentimicrobiaceae bacterium genomic window:
- a CDS encoding PCMD domain-containing protein has protein sequence MKRIFFTSVLLLSLLVFCGLSKAQDIPNHSFEYWEGNEPTDWGTSNYSLMGFTWDVVKQETNDAQDGNSSAKLTVVKKTIPFVGSYSIPGAITLGEFFIDLLGQQVSISGGVPFTGMPTKLTGYLKYEPVNNDTCYIGWGLSKFNGVSTDTIALAAIDTFGLINEWTYFEVPADYQQQINPDTMNIIISCSNPIDGLDHTGTKLLIDNLVFEYGGIGIEGVTFKNNIQIYALRDSKHLKIVPEFNKLTNTRIDLYNTGGQVLKSWNKDLFSEPIVLDLSEFKTGIYIITFTNNKGVFESRKVIVH, from the coding sequence ATGAAAAGAATATTTTTTACATCGGTGCTACTGCTGTCTTTGCTTGTTTTTTGCGGACTCTCAAAAGCACAAGACATACCCAACCATAGCTTTGAATATTGGGAAGGCAACGAGCCCACTGATTGGGGCACATCGAACTACAGCCTTATGGGTTTTACGTGGGATGTTGTTAAGCAAGAGACCAACGATGCACAAGATGGAAATTCGTCGGCAAAGCTAACCGTTGTTAAGAAAACTATACCTTTCGTTGGCTCGTACAGCATACCCGGAGCAATTACTTTAGGCGAATTTTTTATAGATTTATTAGGACAACAAGTTAGTATTTCGGGTGGTGTTCCTTTTACAGGTATGCCAACAAAACTTACCGGATATCTTAAATATGAACCCGTTAATAACGATACTTGCTATATAGGTTGGGGCTTGAGTAAATTTAACGGAGTAAGCACCGACACTATCGCACTTGCTGCTATTGACACATTCGGATTGATAAATGAATGGACTTACTTTGAAGTTCCGGCTGATTACCAACAGCAAATAAATCCAGACACTATGAATATTATTATTTCGTGCTCAAATCCAATTGACGGCTTAGACCACACAGGAACCAAACTTTTGATTGATAATTTGGTATTTGAATACGGAGGCATTGGTATTGAAGGTGTTACTTTTAAAAACAATATTCAGATATATGCCCTACGCGATTCGAAACATCTGAAAATTGTGCCCGAGTTCAACAAGCTTACTAATACGAGAATAGACTTATATAATACCGGTGGACAAGTGCTTAAATCGTGGAATAAAGACCTTTTCTCAGAACCTATTGTGTTAGACTTGTCTGAATTTAAAACAGGAATCTACATTATTACATTTACAAACAACAAAGGCGTTTTTGAGAGCAGAAAGGTGATTGTGCATTAA
- a CDS encoding HAD family hydrolase produces the protein MQNTTIIWDWNGTLLDDIEISIMCINKMLQKRNLPLLTIDEYRRIFTFPVKDYYEIAGFDFEKEDWAAVADEFIESYYKEAYSCELHKHVVEVLEFFKNNNHRQVIISAMQNQALNAMVKDYGISEYFDEVLGIQDHYANSKQQIVENFIKRVGEGSNIIFIGDTLHDAEIAKSLNLDAILFSKGHQSYERLHASGFRIINGLEELKGAISN, from the coding sequence ATGCAAAATACAACAATAATTTGGGACTGGAACGGCACTTTACTCGACGATATTGAAATAAGTATAATGTGTATTAATAAAATGCTGCAAAAGCGTAATTTGCCTTTGCTAACGATTGACGAATATCGCAGAATATTTACATTTCCGGTAAAAGATTACTACGAAATAGCCGGATTTGATTTTGAAAAGGAAGACTGGGCTGCTGTCGCCGATGAATTTATCGAGAGTTATTATAAAGAAGCGTATAGTTGCGAGCTTCACAAGCATGTAGTAGAAGTTTTGGAGTTTTTCAAAAATAATAATCATAGGCAAGTAATAATTTCGGCTATGCAAAATCAAGCATTAAATGCAATGGTTAAAGATTACGGAATAAGCGAGTATTTTGATGAAGTTTTAGGAATACAAGACCATTACGCAAACAGCAAGCAGCAGATAGTCGAAAACTTTATAAAAAGAGTAGGCGAGGGCAGCAATATAATTTTTATAGGCGACACACTCCACGACGCCGAAATTGCCAAGTCGTTAAATTTAGATGCAATATTATTCTCTAAGGGACATCAAAGTTACGAAAGATTACATGCTTCGGGTTTCAGGATTATTAATGGTTTGGAAGAACTTAAAGGGGCAATTAGCAATTAG
- a CDS encoding DUF4293 family protein — MIQRIQTLYLTLATILLLLMFAFPIANFYSEFGIWEFNMFGVSSKLPGEEAVFSNQIIFTILPILTIIILAILLLTIFNYKKRMLQIRLINLSVFLTLVMLCGIFFLYVPLIEKQTSATVDYMSSPSIFFPIIAVVFMLLASRNIKKDEKLVRSTNRLR; from the coding sequence ATGATACAACGAATTCAAACCTTATACTTAACATTAGCAACAATACTGCTATTGCTCATGTTTGCTTTTCCTATAGCCAATTTTTATTCCGAATTTGGCATTTGGGAATTTAATATGTTTGGTGTTAGCAGTAAGCTTCCGGGCGAAGAAGCAGTTTTTTCAAACCAAATTATTTTTACAATATTACCGATTTTAACAATAATAATTTTGGCGATATTATTATTAACCATTTTTAATTACAAAAAACGTATGTTGCAGATACGACTGATAAATCTGTCGGTGTTTTTAACATTAGTAATGTTGTGCGGAATATTTTTCTTATACGTTCCACTAATCGAAAAACAAACCTCTGCAACAGTCGATTATATGTCGTCGCCATCAATATTTTTCCCGATAATTGCAGTTGTTTTTATGCTTTTGGCATCAAGAAACATCAAAAAAGATGAAAAATTGGTGCGTTCTACCAATCGTTTAAGATAA